A single region of the Mercenaria mercenaria strain notata chromosome 6, MADL_Memer_1, whole genome shotgun sequence genome encodes:
- the LOC123549739 gene encoding deoxynucleoside triphosphate triphosphohydrolase SAMHD1-like isoform X1 translates to MASRDVQPRANDVDTSSAQARSANNIFKNRKVFNDPVHGQIEIHPVCIRIIDTPQFQRLRHIKQLDTCYLVYPGASHNRFEHSIGVCHLAGKLLKTIRERQPDETITERDILCVEIAGLCHDLGQGPFSHVFEKRFMRRMGKTFTHEGAARKMFEYMLDNNNGEVKRDIKEILRDCKIPGFDKFEEKDFTFIKEMIDDPKDIERGSWPYEGRGESKSFMYEIVANKRNGIDVDKWDYIARDSYMLGMKVNFDHNRCFASARVLEVNGMNGSNGTNGHNGPEGTQDTQTGSNEGNRSVYRKQICYREKEAQDLYDMFYTRMTLHRRAYQHKTHNLIGMMICDALEKVNETFLINGKKYQYRISDTVDDMAAYTQLTDNIIQLILYSPTNEGPADESGIVSAREILSNIFNRRLYKCVDQTQIKKGKLNAEDFKSEFDKIRRDGEYSVQAECIDCDIVNLDYGMEDKDPMDKIRFFKKEDIDTPIRLKRNQVSYVLPDTFSEQIVRIYYKDSHPDPNELQKVQKAFQKWCEKKGYPPPKGAKLCTSPEQTQQSTASSESGSRRNSEVDLENKRIAEPANVTTSNEETENQPESIPAEGIILRPREDAASDANVGNIK, encoded by the exons ATGGCTTCACGGGACGTGCAGCCACGGGCAAACGATGTGGACACATCTAGTGCACAAGCAAGATCGgctaataatatatttaaaaatagaaag GTATTCAACGACCCAGTTCATGGTCAGATAGAGATCCATCCAGTGTGCATCAGAATCATAGATACACCACAGTTTCAGCGGCTGAGGCACATCAAACAACTTGATACCTGTTACCTGGTTTATCCAGGTGCCAGCCATAACAGGTTCGAGCATTCCATAGG TGTTTGTCATCTCGCAGGAAAGTTGTTAAAGACAATCCGAGAACGGCAACCCGACGAAACGATAACAGAAAGAGACATTTTGTGTGTGGAAATTGCTGGACTATGTCATGACCTTG GCCAAGGACCATTCTCCCATGTGTTTGAAAAAAGGTTTATGCGGAGAATGGGGAAAACATTCACG CACGAAGGAGCTGCaagaaaaatgtttgaatatatgTTAGACAACAATAATGGTGAAGTTAAAAGGGACATCAAGGAAATACTTCGTGACTGCAAAATACCAGGTTTtgacaaatttgaagaaaaagacTTTACTTTTATCAAAGAAATGATAGATGATCCCAAAGATATTGAAAGAGGG aGTTGGCCATACGAAGGTAGAGGCGAGAGCAAGAGTTTTATGTATGAG ATTGTAgcaaataaaagaaatggaataGATGTCGACAAGTGGGACTACATAGCGCGTGACAGCTATATGCTTGGAATGAAGGTCAATTTTGATCACAATCGATGTTTTGCAAGTGCACGTGTTCTTGAGGTCAATGGAATGAACGGGAGCAACGGAACAAATGGACACAATGGGCCAGAGGGAACCCAAGATACACAAACAGGAAGCAATGAAGGAAATCGGAGCGTTTACCGAAAACAAATATGCTACAGAGAGAAA GAAGCGCAGGATTTATACGATATGTTCTATACGAGAATGACTTTACACAGGCGGGCGTATCAGCACAAGACACATAATTTGATAGGAATGAT GATATGTGATGCTTTAGAGAAAGTAAACGAAACTTTTCTTATCAATGGAAAGAA ATATCAATATAGAATTTCCGATACGGTGGACGACATGGCGGCCTATACACAGCTCACTGATAACATTATTCAGCTGATTTTGTATTCACCAACAAATGAAGGTCCGGCTGACGAATCGGGGATAGTTAGTGCAAGGGAAATTTTAAGTAATATATTTAACAGAAGACTATACAAGTGTGTTGATCAAACCCAAATCAAA AAAGGTAAGCTGAATGCAGAAGATTTCAAAAGTGAGTTTGATAAAATCCGTAGAGATGGAGAATACTCAGTTCAAGCGGAATGCATTGACTGTGAT ATCGTGAATTTGGATTACGGAATGGAAGACAAAGATCCGATGGACAAAATAAGGTTTTTCAAAAAGGAAGACATAGATACTCCAATAAGATTGAAAAGAAACCAG GTGTCCTACGTACTACCTGACACGTTTTCAGAACAAATTGTACGCATATACTACAAAGATTCTCATCCAGATCCTAATGAACTTCAAAAAGTCCAAAAAGCATTCCAGAAATGGTGTGAAAAGAAAGGCTATCCTCCACCAAAG GGCGCAAAACTTTGTACGTCACCTGAACAAACACAACAAAGTACTGCAAGTTCTGAATCAGGTTCAAGGAGAAATTCTGAAGTGGACCTGGAAAACAAACGCATAGCTGAACCTGCAAACGTCACAACATCAAATGAAGAGACGGAAAATCAGCCAGAGTCCATTCCCGCGGAAGGAATAATTCTTCGTCCACGTGAAGATGCGGCCTCTGATGCAAACGTCGGAAACATTAAATGA
- the LOC123549739 gene encoding deoxynucleoside triphosphate triphosphohydrolase SAMHD1-like isoform X2, with protein MASRDVQPRANDVDTSSAQARSANNIFKNRKVFNDPVHGQIEIHPVCIRIIDTPQFQRLRHIKQLDTCYLVYPGASHNRFEHSIGVCHLAGKLLKTIRERQPDETITERDILCVEIAGLCHDLGQGPFSHVFEKRFMRRMGKTFTHEGAARKMFEYMLDNNNGEVKRDIKEILRDCKIPGFDKFEEKDFTFIKEMIDDPKDIERGSWPYEGRGESKSFMYEIVANKRNGIDVDKWDYIARDSYMLGMKVNFDHNRCFASARVLEVNGMNGSNGTNGHNGPEGTQDTQTGSNEGNRSVYRKQICYREKEAQDLYDMFYTRMTLHRRAYQHKTHNLIGMMICDALEKVNETFLINGKKISDTVDDMAAYTQLTDNIIQLILYSPTNEGPADESGIVSAREILSNIFNRRLYKCVDQTQIKKGKLNAEDFKSEFDKIRRDGEYSVQAECIDCDIVNLDYGMEDKDPMDKIRFFKKEDIDTPIRLKRNQVSYVLPDTFSEQIVRIYYKDSHPDPNELQKVQKAFQKWCEKKGYPPPKGAKLCTSPEQTQQSTASSESGSRRNSEVDLENKRIAEPANVTTSNEETENQPESIPAEGIILRPREDAASDANVGNIK; from the exons ATGGCTTCACGGGACGTGCAGCCACGGGCAAACGATGTGGACACATCTAGTGCACAAGCAAGATCGgctaataatatatttaaaaatagaaag GTATTCAACGACCCAGTTCATGGTCAGATAGAGATCCATCCAGTGTGCATCAGAATCATAGATACACCACAGTTTCAGCGGCTGAGGCACATCAAACAACTTGATACCTGTTACCTGGTTTATCCAGGTGCCAGCCATAACAGGTTCGAGCATTCCATAGG TGTTTGTCATCTCGCAGGAAAGTTGTTAAAGACAATCCGAGAACGGCAACCCGACGAAACGATAACAGAAAGAGACATTTTGTGTGTGGAAATTGCTGGACTATGTCATGACCTTG GCCAAGGACCATTCTCCCATGTGTTTGAAAAAAGGTTTATGCGGAGAATGGGGAAAACATTCACG CACGAAGGAGCTGCaagaaaaatgtttgaatatatgTTAGACAACAATAATGGTGAAGTTAAAAGGGACATCAAGGAAATACTTCGTGACTGCAAAATACCAGGTTTtgacaaatttgaagaaaaagacTTTACTTTTATCAAAGAAATGATAGATGATCCCAAAGATATTGAAAGAGGG aGTTGGCCATACGAAGGTAGAGGCGAGAGCAAGAGTTTTATGTATGAG ATTGTAgcaaataaaagaaatggaataGATGTCGACAAGTGGGACTACATAGCGCGTGACAGCTATATGCTTGGAATGAAGGTCAATTTTGATCACAATCGATGTTTTGCAAGTGCACGTGTTCTTGAGGTCAATGGAATGAACGGGAGCAACGGAACAAATGGACACAATGGGCCAGAGGGAACCCAAGATACACAAACAGGAAGCAATGAAGGAAATCGGAGCGTTTACCGAAAACAAATATGCTACAGAGAGAAA GAAGCGCAGGATTTATACGATATGTTCTATACGAGAATGACTTTACACAGGCGGGCGTATCAGCACAAGACACATAATTTGATAGGAATGAT GATATGTGATGCTTTAGAGAAAGTAAACGAAACTTTTCTTATCAATGGAAAGAA AATTTCCGATACGGTGGACGACATGGCGGCCTATACACAGCTCACTGATAACATTATTCAGCTGATTTTGTATTCACCAACAAATGAAGGTCCGGCTGACGAATCGGGGATAGTTAGTGCAAGGGAAATTTTAAGTAATATATTTAACAGAAGACTATACAAGTGTGTTGATCAAACCCAAATCAAA AAAGGTAAGCTGAATGCAGAAGATTTCAAAAGTGAGTTTGATAAAATCCGTAGAGATGGAGAATACTCAGTTCAAGCGGAATGCATTGACTGTGAT ATCGTGAATTTGGATTACGGAATGGAAGACAAAGATCCGATGGACAAAATAAGGTTTTTCAAAAAGGAAGACATAGATACTCCAATAAGATTGAAAAGAAACCAG GTGTCCTACGTACTACCTGACACGTTTTCAGAACAAATTGTACGCATATACTACAAAGATTCTCATCCAGATCCTAATGAACTTCAAAAAGTCCAAAAAGCATTCCAGAAATGGTGTGAAAAGAAAGGCTATCCTCCACCAAAG GGCGCAAAACTTTGTACGTCACCTGAACAAACACAACAAAGTACTGCAAGTTCTGAATCAGGTTCAAGGAGAAATTCTGAAGTGGACCTGGAAAACAAACGCATAGCTGAACCTGCAAACGTCACAACATCAAATGAAGAGACGGAAAATCAGCCAGAGTCCATTCCCGCGGAAGGAATAATTCTTCGTCCACGTGAAGATGCGGCCTCTGATGCAAACGTCGGAAACATTAAATGA